The DNA window GTGGATGAGGGTGCCGAGCATGCGGCTGAAATCGGTGGGCTCCACTCCCCCGACCGTCTGGGTGAACCACTGCAACGGCGAGTCCACAGCGGTCTGGACCTTCGAAGGCGAGACTCGGATCTCCTCCTCCGGCTCCAGCAGCGGACCGGTGCTGCTGATCGGGTCCAGCCCCCACCACTGGTCCGGATGGGCGCCGTTCAGCCCGTTCCTGGCCAGGGTGGCCAGCGCCCGGGCCGCGTTGCTGCGCTCGGTCTGGGCGTGGTGGTCCTCGGCGTAGGGCTGACCCTCCTCCAGCTCCTGACGATGGCTGTCCTCCAGGAAGCGGCGCAGCTCAGCGATCAGCCGCGGTGCGGTCACCGGCCGGGGAATCGCCGCCGCCCGCTCCCGGCGCTGGTCGGCGGGGACCACCAGGTCCAGGAACATGCTGGGGCTGTCCTCGGAGTTCTCGACGGCGACGGCGAACAGCCGTGCCGCGGACCGGGAGACCGCTGTGGCGAAGAGCCGATACTCGTCCTGGAGGACCTGCATACGTTTGACCAGCGAGCTGGTGGACTCGCGACCTGCCCGCTGTTCGATGACGTCGACCAGGTGGTTGCTGCCCAAGAGCTCACCGCGCGGCTGCAGGTTCGGCCACACGCCGTCCTGCAGACCCGAGAGGATGACGGTGTCGAACTCCCGCCCCGCGGCCGTGGCTGGGGTGAGGATCTCCACGGCATCCTCGGCGGAGGAGGTCTCCGCCAGGGTGTCCATAGGCAGCTCCAGACGCTCCATGTGGTCGACGAAGGCCGCCGCCGGCGCCCCCGGGTTCTGATCGACAAAGCGCTCGGCGGCTTGGAAGAACGCCATCACGGCATCCAGATCCCGGTCCGCGCGGCGACCCTCCAGACCAGCCTGGCGGGTGAGCTCGGCCCAGGTGTCCGAGAGCCCCGCCGCCGACCAGACAGCCCAGAGAATCTCCTCGGCGCCGACCCCCTGCGGGTTCTGCTTCACCGCGAGCGCGGCGGCCTCGAGCATGCGGCTGATCCGGCGCAGCCCGGAGAGCAGGCCCGGGGCCTCCTCCGCGGCGATCAGGAACGTGGGGTCCTGAGGGTCATTGGCGGCAGCGGTGATGAGCTCATCCGAACTCCGCGGCTCGAGATCCTGCTGCTGGGACTCTGGTCCTCGGGCACCGGCCAGACGCTGACGCTCAGCGCGCAGCAGCACCTGGCGGATGCGCCGCAGCGTCAGCGAGTCTGCTGTGCCGTAGCGGCTGGTGAGCAGGCGCAGCACCTGAGACAGGTCCATCGCGAGGGTCTCATCTTCCCCGGGATCGTGCGAATCGCGCTCGTGCGCACCACACTCCTCCACACTGCTCTCGGGGAGCCGCGCTGCGCTCACCGTCGCCCAGTGCAGGACCTCCAGCAGCGGCTCCACCGCGGCTTCCTCGTGCAGGATGACCTCGCTCATCTGCTGGCGGATGGGGACGCCCTGGGCCTGCAGCACCCGGGCGATCCGCTGGGCCAGAGTGCCGTTACGCACGATCACCGCGATCTGACCCAGCGGGACGTCACAGCGGTCATGCCGGTCGAGCACCTCTTGAAGGATGAACTGCTCCGCCTGGTAGTCGCTGGGCACCACGACGGCGTCCACCGCAGTCCGCGGGGCTGGGCTCCCCTCCTCCCCGCTGTGCTCCTTGAGCACCTCGATCCAGGGTTCCCGTGCCGCGGCTGACTTCCCCGGCGCGATCCGACGGATGGTGCGCGCATAGACCGAGCCCACGGCGCCGGAGGCACGGTGATCCTCCAACAGCGCCAGGATCTCGGGGGGATGTCCAGGCAGGCCACCCTGTTCGTCGGGGACCATCGAGCCGGACCCGCTGCGGCGGACCACCTCTGTCCCGTCCTCCAGCAGGACGGCTGAGTCCAGCTCCGGGTTCAGCGGTTCGCCGGCTCCGGCCACAGTGCGGCGGACTCGGGCCGCCCAGCTGCCCAACTTATCCGGGCGAGCGCCGCGGAAGCCCTGGGTGACGGCGTCGGGGTTGGCGAAGGCGGTCACCGGCCGTCCCGCACCGATCAGGCGCAGCAGCCGGTAGACCGTGGGACTTGCCTCCTGCAGGTCATCGACGATCACACAGCCCAGACGCATCCGCTCGTCCTCCAGGAAGGAGGGGTTGGTCTCCAGGATGTGGCAGGCCTCATTGATCAGTCCGGCCGGGTCGAAGGCATCGGCGTGGGATTCGGCGTCGAGCTGGTTCAGGTACCGCTCGTAGATGTCGGCGGCCGTACCCCATTCCGGACGTGAGCATTCCTCGGCCAGCTCGCTCAGCCGCTCCGGTGAGACCCCGTACTCCGTGGCGCGGTCCAGCAGCTCACGGATCTCCTTGCGGAACCCGTCGGTCTCGGCGGCTTCACGCAGCTCAGCGGGCCAGGACTCCCCCGCGGCCTCCTGCTGCAGGTTCTCGAGGATCTCCCGGAGGATGCGGTCCTGCTCCGCACCGGAGAGCAGACGGGGCTGCCGGGCAGAGAAGTCGAGGATCCTGCGGCGGCGCGCCTCCCCCAGGATCCAGAAGGCATAGGAGGCGAAGGACCGGGAGGGCTGTTCGCTCAGCGAAGCTCCCGGTGAGATCTCCGCCCAACGCGACTCCACGGCGTCGCGCAGCAGCGCCGAGGTGCTGCGGGTGGGCGAGAGGATCAGCAGCCGCCGCGAATCATGGCCTTCACGGAGGAAGCGCAGCGCCAGCTCGACGGCGAGCACCGACTTGCCGGCCCCGGGACCGCCGTAGACGAGCAGAGGACCACGATCGGGGTCCGCGGCACGGCGCAGCATCTCCTGCTGAGACGCATCGGCACGATGGTCCAGAACGGCGTGTTCCTGCACGGGGCTGGTCATGGGAACCATTCAATCAGAGGGCACGGACATGGCTGCGTGACCGACGGCGCAGCCCGGATCCGAGACCTGCTCGGCTCGTCGCCGGACCATGTCCCCGCCAGAGGCTACGGTGGTCTTCATGACCGAACAGGCCCTCTTCGACCTCCCTTCCGGCAGCGACTCCTGGCACACCGGCCGCAGAGTCGGCTTCGATGTGGAGACCACCTCCCGTGACCCCAGGACCGCGCGGATCGTCTCCGCCGCACTGGTGGAGTTCGACGCCGGCCCGGACGGCGAGCAGACGGTTCGTACCCGCGAGTGGCTGGTCAACCCAGGGGTGGAGATCCCGGCCGAGACCACGGCGATCCACGGCATCAGCACCGAACGTGCCGTGGCAGAGGGCCTGCCCGCCGCCGAGGCGGTCGCCCAACTGGCCGGCGCCCTGACCACGGAGTTCGAACAGGGCACTCCTGTGGTTGTCATGAACGCCCCCTATGACCTGACGGTTCTCCGGGAGGAGGCGGCGCGGCACGGCGTCGGGTTTCCACATCCCAGCCCGGTGATCGACCCGCTGGTCATCGATAAGCAGGTGGACAAGTACCGGCGCGGCAAGCGCACCCTCAGCGACCTGTGCGGGGTCTACGAAGTGCTGCTCGATGACGCCCACTCGGCCGCCCCAGACGCCAAAGCCGCTGTCCAGGTGGCCGACTGTATGGCGGCGGCGTATCCGCAGCTGCAGATCCGCGCCGAGGAGCTACATGAGCTGCAGATCCGGTGGAAGGCCGAACAGGCCGCCGACTTCCAGGCCTACCTGCGCAGGACCAAGCCCGACGCCGTCATCAGCGGAGCCTGGCCCCTCTGAACAGTGCCAGGTTAGCGTGGAGATATGGCCACGGAGCAGCACCACCGCCCCGAACAGACGCCATCTCTCGCTGAGTCAGTCCAGGAGCCTCCGCGCAAGCCAGCGTTGGGATCGCCCCACGACGGCTATGCGGCGGTGCTGCTGACGCTTGCGCTCACCATCATCTGCTTCAGTTTCGGGACAGGGCGGCTGCTGACTGAGGCCCATGAGCAGCTGTGGTGGCTGCCTGTCGCACTGCTTGCCGTGCTCGCGCCGGGGCTCTGGTTCGCCCTGAAGTACTTCTTCCGTGCCCACGGCCTCCAGGAGCGGGGCGGATTCCCCGCCCTTCCGGCTTTCGCCATGTACGCGGCCTTCTTCGGCCTGATCATGTTCGTACTCCCGCTGCTCGCCGGCGTGTCTGAGACATGGTGGATCTTCGCTCTGTGTTGCTTGGTCATCGCCACCGTGGTCATCGCCCCCGTGCAGCTGGTGCTCAGCAAGGACCCCAACCGCAACTCCGAGCTCACCGCCTGAACACTCCGCCGCCAGAGCCCCAGACATAGATTCGAGCGGGGTTTTGGCCCTTATGGAGCTCCCAGCTCCGTCATAAGGGCCAAAACCCCGCTCGAATCGCCTGTCGTCAAGGAGACTCAGGCGGGCTGGGCCTGAGCTGCAGCTTGAGCGGCGGCGGGCAGCGCGTCCAGGATCGTCCCGACGGCGGCGTCGTCGTGGGCTCCCGAGAGGAACCAGGCCTCGAAGACGCTCGGCGGCAGGTAGACCCCCTGCTCCAGCATGGAGTGGAAGAACGGGCCGAAGCGGAAGGCCTCCTGGGCCCCGGCCTGCGCGTAGTTATGGACTCCCGTGGCCGAGGTGCCGAAGGCCACGGAGAACAGCGAGCCCACCTTCTGGATGGTGTGGTCGACCCCGGCGTCGGAGAGCGCTGAGGTCAGCGCGTCGGCGACCACCTGGGCCTTCTGGTCGATATGGCTGTAGACATCGGCCGTGGCATATTCCAGCGTCGCCACGCCGGCGGCCATGGCCACCGGGTTACCGGAGAGGGTGCCTGCGTGGTAGACCGGGCCGGTCGGTGCCAGGTGTTCCATGACCTCGCGGCGCCCGGCCAGAGCGGCCGTCGGCAGACCCCCGCCGATGACCTTGCCGAAGGTGAACAGATCCGGCTCCCAGCCCTCTTCGCGGCCGGAGGCGCCCCAATAGCCGGCGTCGGTGATGCGGAAGCCGGTCATGACCTCGTCGAAGATCATCAGGGCCCCGTGACGTGAGGTGATCTCACGGATGAAGGCGTTGAACCCCTCCTCAGGGGGTACCACGCCCATATTCGCCGGGGTGGCCTCGGTGATCACTGCGGCGATGTTCTCACCGTGCTCGGCGAAGACCTGCTCCAGTGCCGAGCGGTCGTTGTAGTCGATGACGATGGTCTCGGAGGCCTGCGCCTGGGTCACGCCGGCGGATCCGGGCAGTCCCAGGGTGGCCACACCGGAACCGGCGGCGGCCAGCAGCCCGTCCGAGTGGCCGTGGTAGCAGCCGGCGAACTTCACCACGAGGTTCCTGCCGGTCGCGCCGCGGGCCAGGCGGATGGCTGTCATCGTGGCCTCCGTGCCGGTGGAGACCATGCGGATCATCTCTGCTCCGGGCACGCGGCCGCGGACCAGCTCCGCCAGCTGCGCCTCAGAGGGGTGCGAGGTGCCGAAGCCCAGGCCAGCGTCGACGGCAGTGTGGACCGCCTCGATCACCGCGGGGTGCCGGTGCCCCAACAGAGCCGGTCCCCAGGATCCGACCAGATCCACGTAGCGCCTGCCCTCAGCGTCGGTCAGGTAGGGCCCATCACCGGCGACCATCTGTACCGGGGTCCCGCCCACAGAC is part of the Nesterenkonia lacusekhoensis genome and encodes:
- the hemL gene encoding glutamate-1-semialdehyde 2,1-aminomutase; this encodes MTSNAELHDAAQQLMPGGVNSPVRAFGSVGGTPVQMVAGDGPYLTDAEGRRYVDLVGSWGPALLGHRHPAVIEAVHTAVDAGLGFGTSHPSEAQLAELVRGRVPGAEMIRMVSTGTEATMTAIRLARGATGRNLVVKFAGCYHGHSDGLLAAAGSGVATLGLPGSAGVTQAQASETIVIDYNDRSALEQVFAEHGENIAAVITEATPANMGVVPPEEGFNAFIREITSRHGALMIFDEVMTGFRITDAGYWGASGREEGWEPDLFTFGKVIGGGLPTAALAGRREVMEHLAPTGPVYHAGTLSGNPVAMAAGVATLEYATADVYSHIDQKAQVVADALTSALSDAGVDHTIQKVGSLFSVAFGTSATGVHNYAQAGAQEAFRFGPFFHSMLEQGVYLPPSVFEAWFLSGAHDDAAVGTILDALPAAAQAAAQAQPA
- a CDS encoding 3'-5' exonuclease, encoding MTEQALFDLPSGSDSWHTGRRVGFDVETTSRDPRTARIVSAALVEFDAGPDGEQTVRTREWLVNPGVEIPAETTAIHGISTERAVAEGLPAAEAVAQLAGALTTEFEQGTPVVVMNAPYDLTVLREEAARHGVGFPHPSPVIDPLVIDKQVDKYRRGKRTLSDLCGVYEVLLDDAHSAAPDAKAAVQVADCMAAAYPQLQIRAEELHELQIRWKAEQAADFQAYLRRTKPDAVISGAWPL
- a CDS encoding PD-(D/E)XK nuclease family protein, coding for MTSPVQEHAVLDHRADASQQEMLRRAADPDRGPLLVYGGPGAGKSVLAVELALRFLREGHDSRRLLILSPTRSTSALLRDAVESRWAEISPGASLSEQPSRSFASYAFWILGEARRRRILDFSARQPRLLSGAEQDRILREILENLQQEAAGESWPAELREAAETDGFRKEIRELLDRATEYGVSPERLSELAEECSRPEWGTAADIYERYLNQLDAESHADAFDPAGLINEACHILETNPSFLEDERMRLGCVIVDDLQEASPTVYRLLRLIGAGRPVTAFANPDAVTQGFRGARPDKLGSWAARVRRTVAGAGEPLNPELDSAVLLEDGTEVVRRSGSGSMVPDEQGGLPGHPPEILALLEDHRASGAVGSVYARTIRRIAPGKSAAAREPWIEVLKEHSGEEGSPAPRTAVDAVVVPSDYQAEQFILQEVLDRHDRCDVPLGQIAVIVRNGTLAQRIARVLQAQGVPIRQQMSEVILHEEAAVEPLLEVLHWATVSAARLPESSVEECGAHERDSHDPGEDETLAMDLSQVLRLLTSRYGTADSLTLRRIRQVLLRAERQRLAGARGPESQQQDLEPRSSDELITAAANDPQDPTFLIAAEEAPGLLSGLRRISRMLEAAALAVKQNPQGVGAEEILWAVWSAAGLSDTWAELTRQAGLEGRRADRDLDAVMAFFQAAERFVDQNPGAPAAAFVDHMERLELPMDTLAETSSAEDAVEILTPATAAGREFDTVILSGLQDGVWPNLQPRGELLGSNHLVDVIEQRAGRESTSSLVKRMQVLQDEYRLFATAVSRSAARLFAVAVENSEDSPSMFLDLVVPADQRRERAAAIPRPVTAPRLIAELRRFLEDSHRQELEEGQPYAEDHHAQTERSNAARALATLARNGLNGAHPDQWWGLDPISSTGPLLEPEEEIRVSPSKVQTAVDSPLQWFTQTVGGVEPTDFSRMLGTLIHEIAEDHPREMNPEKLEAVLAERWHELGLAEGWEADADRQRAEAMVEKLTLYHASVVDQKRRVLARELDVEATLELPVEGEERTARIRGTIDRVERTEDGRFYVVDLKTGRGKPSADQVPRHGQLGTYQLLVSLGALEPALQQEHIDAEGIHGSAGAALLHVGTPVKKNDVQEQAPADAETDWPREQITHAAQVMTGASFEVRHQPTQDECQAGVLCPLCAGTKQVTQP